CGATTCCTCCGAGCCCTTGACTGTGTTCTCAAATTCGCTGGCGGCCCGCTCTCCTACCAACTGACGAAGAGGCGCGACCGCTTTGAGGAAGTGGATGATTTCAACCAGAGGACGGAAGCCGCAAAGGCCTTCAAAgggggtgatggcgatggtCATCTCCGGTTTGTGGTTGTCATCTGAGAAAAGTTATTATCAGTGAAATGCAGTTTGGAAGTAGACCACAAAAGTCCGCTTGAAGGCTGTGTACTCACCCGGATAGTTGCGAGGATCCCTGGCATGAAGCTtttccgccagcttcttgtTCGGATGGGCCTGAATGCTGAGCGCCTTCCTGATCGACAGCACCTTGAACAGGAAAGGAAGCTTCCCCCCATATCGTTCACTGACCTCCTGAGAGATCAATGCCTGATTGTCCTGAACCATATCCAGTAAGGTGCGCTGAGTCTCGAGATCTTTCGAAGGGAGTGAGGGGTGTGTTCCCATCCACAGCTACGTCATCGGGTCAGCTTTTCGATCCTCAACGATAGCCATTCTGGAGAAAGAAAGTACCTCAGCGTAAGGCTTGTCTGACTGTATTGAGAAATCGGAAGCTGCTGTAGTAGCTGCATACTTGGCAGCTGCCGACTCATGGCCGACCTTGCCTATGAGGATATATCAGTGCTTGATTCTTAGTGTAGAACAAACTATATGGATCTTACCCCAATCATAGCTGTTGACACCTTTCAAAAAACATACTCGTCAGCTTTCCATACATACCTGCCAATCGCAAATAACAATGACAAAAACCTACCGCACTGGAGTCGAAGTAGTGGTACTGGAGGCATTTTTGCTGGTGAGGGGCAATTCTCGCAATCAGAGGCCTGGAGTAGACACAATGATATAGATTGGAGCAGTGAATCTCGCGAGCACTACTCAACTAGCGCTGTGAAAATCTTTCTGTAATTCACTGAGCAGCAAACGTTCGATCTTTTAAAAGCAGTCCGGATCAATCTTTTTGAGAGacttcctttcttcctctctctcccCTCCAAATGCTTGTTTCTATGCTACCTTACTGGACACGGGCTTGATCCGTCCCGATTTGGCTGACCGCATCCGTCATGGTACCCGCCAATCAGCGTCGTCCCCAGTTGGCCTCCTCCGCTctttcgtcctcctcggccagacGCGATGTGATCGGATCTGCCAAGCAGTCCCGGGCCAACGCGCTGGACCAGAGTCAGAGCAGTACTACCACTATTAGCCGCCGTTCCGGGGTACCTGTCGGTGTCAGTGTACCTTCTGATCAGGGAAACGGCTTTGAACTAAAACTAAGCTAGCAGAATCCCACTGCTGAATCTCGGCTCTTAgaatcatcttccagcagcacTCCCACTGGCCGTCCGCATAATCAAAGGCACGGTGCGGCACGGGGAACACGCAGCGCACGCCACCAGGAGATCGTCTCCGCCTTTGAGTGGGAGGCGTTGAAGCTTGAACAGCGCAAGAAGACGGGATTCGTTGCGTCTTTCGGGAGCAGTAAAGAACTGTCGCTGACTGTTGGGCTGTCTAAGTCACCATCTCACACGATGTCGCGGAATAGACCTCGAGGTCCTCCTGTGCCTAGAGACAATGGTCTCGCGGCTAATGAGGAGACTGATATGTGGAACAAGATTCTACAGGACCTACGCAAGGCTAAGGAGAAGAATGATAAGCAGAAAGTCGTGGCTGAAGAGATTGCTGCATTGAACGAACAGATTGGTAGAGACGGTGGGAGTGAGTTGATTTCCTTCATCTTTTTAAACCTCCAATCCTAGTTGTTTTATGCTATACCCCTTTTCCATCGATGGTCAACTGCTCGATGGAGAGCCCTCTCCTACTCTGCCCGTGTGTACTCTGGTTTATTGAAATGGCTACGACCTTAATCCTTGCAGCAACCTTTATGATCCCGATTGTTTCGACAGATCTTATGCGCTCACGGATTTCGAGAACACCAGCACTGACTTTGGACAGGGCCCACTCTCAGCGAGCATAATCAGCTGGACAGTCTATATCGCCAAATGTCCAAGCTCTGCGAGGAAGAGAGAGCTATTCTCCAAGACGAACCCAGTGACGTGATCAAGAACCTGGGGTTATTGACCGCGCTTCGTCAAGCAtctgaagcagaagctccaTTCAACCGCGCCGCTTCTCTGGTCAAGTCacgaaagaagagaagtgaTGTGGATGGATCAGCAACAGACTCGCCCGGTCCCTCAGGTCCGTCTGTATCGGACAAGATTGGCCGCATCAAAGGCGTACAACGTAGCACCAGTGCTTCCAGTCCTCAGACGCGTGACGGCCGCGAAATTCGTGACGGTGTCATGGTCAAAATTGAAGAAACGGCAGAAAGTATCAGAGGCACGATCGCGGAGCGCAACGGGCAGCTTGTCATTGGCGCCGAAGTGGTTTTCAAACATAATAAGAACAAACAGGGCGTTGAAGGGGAGGGGATCCAGTGTATCATCAAGGGAATCTCCGGTGACGGTCCTAAGAAGAGGTCTGTCTCCATCGCTTGCCCTTTCTGAGTGCAAGAAAATTGACCCGTTTACCTCTAGATACGACGTGCAAGACCCCGAACCAAATGAGAATGGCGAACAAGGCGCTGTCTACAAGACCACGGCCGCATCTCTGATCCCTATTCCCCAAGTCGGCTCCACACTGCCGGTTTTCCCTGTGGGGAAGCAAGTTCTAGCACGATACCCCGACACGACTACATTCTACCGTGCTGAAGTGATGGGCACGAAAAAGGACACCTACCGCCTCAAATTCGAGGgcgaagaggatgacaaggaaatggaggTCGATCGACGATTTGTCCTAGACATTCCGGGAAAATGAATCAAGGCGGACTGAGTTATGGATGACTCCCTTTCGATGATACCCTTTAGCAGAAGTGTTCTTAAATTGCGGGAAGAGGCCGTTCAGGAGTCTGGCTCGTTTGATCACATGGGATTAAAATATGGTGTTGAGGCTGGGATATTTTATGTTTTGTCTCTTGCGCTTCGATATCAACAGATTGACAATAATGAATAACTATCTACGGACTATGAATGCAGCTcgatctactccgtatttaGTCGGGCAATCTCCCGTAGAAGATGCTAGACTGCGCTGAAAGACTAGGCACAGTTAATTGCCGCGGATCACGTCAGGCCTGACAAATGACAGGTGGACCTTCATGTAATCGCACGATGAGTCAGCGCCTCTTCTCCCCCGCCGACTTGCAGCTGCGGATGTCCCGAGGAGCCGAACATTGAATCTATCCCAAGAGTGACTGAAATATGATTGCAATCGTCGTCTTTTTCTTGCAGAGAATGTGGTGAGGTGATCAATCGTGTTTTTCTTCATATATTATATTCTGTAATGATCATACTTTGTTGAGATACCCGTCTCTAAAATTGTACTTTCgcctccctcctccctctcaaGTCCGTCATCGCAATGTCGAATTTACCGTCCCATGCTTCTCCGTCTTTTGGGGCGCAAACGCCTACCACGCCGCAGCCCGTCGACGAGCTTTCTCTCAAGTCGAACATCACATCAGCCCCTGCGTTACACTCCAGATTAGACGAACTCCGAGATGAGACTTCCAGCCAGATCAGCAGCATAGACACTGACCGCGGGGACATGACCCCTGCGGTTCCCGCATCATTACTCTCCCCATCCTTCACTCCTCCAGCAACCCCCGGGGGCTCGATCAATACCGCGGAGCTGCTTCAACAGACCCAATTAGCTGGCGCACGGCAAGGGTCAACACATACTAAGCCCCCGAGGTTGCTTTCTCGTCTTCCCAATGTCGAATGTATCGTCCGCGCTCGGATACCCACGACAACTGGCGCGGAGATGTTTCTTCACCTGTACCACAATGACTTAGACAACAAAGAGCATTTGGCGATTGTGTTTGGAAATACAATTCGAAGCAGAAGCTTGGACAAGATCCGGCCTGGAGAGACGGAGATGGATCGCATGATCCG
The DNA window shown above is from Aspergillus fumigatus Af293 chromosome 1, whole genome shotgun sequence and carries:
- a CDS encoding SAGA-associated factor 29 family protein, with amino-acid sequence MVPANQRRPQLASSALSSSSARRDVIGSAKQSRANALDQSQSSTTTISRRSGVPVGNPTAESRLLESSSSSTPTGRPHNQRHGAARGTRSARHQEIVSAFEWEALKLEQRKKTGFVASFGSSKELSLTVGLSKSPSHTMSRNRPRGPPVPRDNGLAANEETDMWNKILQDLRKAKEKNDKQKVVAEEIAALNEQIGRDGGRPTLSEHNQLDSLYRQMSKLCEEERAILQDEPSDVIKNLGLLTALRQASEAEAPFNRAASLVKSRKKRSDVDGSATDSPGPSGPSVSDKIGRIKGVQRSTSASSPQTRDGREIRDGVMVKIEETAESIRGTIAERNGQLVIGAEVVFKHNKNKQGVEGEGIQCIIKGISGDGPKKRYDVQDPEPNENGEQGAVYKTTAASLIPIPQVGSTLPVFPVGKQVLARYPDTTTFYRAEVMGTKKDTYRLKFEGEEDDKEMEVDRRFVLDIPGK